In Neisseria animalis, a single window of DNA contains:
- a CDS encoding DUF4810 domain-containing protein has protein sequence MKNGIAVYALPLAAAFLLAACGSAPKQMYYWKGYNDAVYERLKNDDSTVGGQISKMEKYFNEAERKQLPAAPGAHAHMGLLLIDAGRTDAAKSQFEAEKQLFPESGKFMDFLLKNKAKGAKK, from the coding sequence ATGAAAAACGGAATTGCCGTATATGCTTTGCCGCTGGCTGCAGCTTTTTTGCTGGCTGCCTGCGGCTCTGCTCCCAAGCAGATGTATTATTGGAAAGGCTATAATGATGCTGTTTACGAGCGTTTGAAAAACGATGACAGCACGGTCGGCGGACAAATCAGTAAAATGGAAAAGTATTTCAACGAAGCGGAACGCAAACAACTTCCGGCCGCGCCGGGTGCTCATGCCCATATGGGTTTGCTGTTGATTGATGCGGGACGGACCGATGCCGCGAAATCTCAATTCGAGGCGGAAAAACAACTTTTCCCCGAATCCGGTAAATTTATGGATTTTCTTTTGAAAAATAAAGCTAAAGGAGCTAAAAAATGA
- a CDS encoding DUF799 domain-containing protein — MNRFILPLAATLALAACQTYKAQPYDYTAFKESNPKSILVLPPLNESPDVKATWGMLTATTFPLSEAGYYVFPVAVAAETFKQNGLTNAADIHDVKLNKLHEIFGNDAVLYVTVKDYGTRYQVIQSVTTVTAEAKLVDARTGKELWSGSARASDEAAKNNNNGILAALIGALIDQVAGTLGDKGYDMAQTAGIQLLSPVKTNGILYGPRSPHYQKEPGQQ; from the coding sequence CTGAACCGCTTCATTCTTCCTTTGGCTGCAACACTGGCTCTTGCTGCCTGCCAAACCTACAAAGCCCAACCTTACGACTACACCGCCTTCAAAGAAAGCAATCCCAAATCTATTTTGGTATTGCCGCCTTTAAACGAATCGCCGGATGTTAAAGCGACTTGGGGAATGCTGACGGCTACCACCTTCCCGCTTTCCGAAGCAGGCTACTATGTGTTTCCGGTGGCGGTTGCAGCGGAAACTTTCAAGCAAAATGGCCTGACCAATGCGGCCGATATTCACGATGTTAAATTGAACAAACTGCATGAAATTTTCGGTAACGATGCCGTGCTGTATGTTACCGTGAAAGACTACGGCACGCGCTATCAAGTTATCCAAAGCGTTACCACCGTAACCGCCGAAGCCAAGCTGGTTGATGCGCGTACCGGCAAAGAATTATGGAGCGGTTCGGCTAGGGCTTCTGATGAAGCCGCGAAAAACAATAATAACGGCATTTTGGCTGCCCTGATCGGCGCATTAATCGATCAGGTTGCCGGCACCTTGGGCGATAAAGGTTACGATATGGCACAAACTGCCGGTATCCAGCTGTTGTCGCCGGTTAAAACCAATGGCATTCTTTACGGCCCGCGTTCTCCGCATTATCAGAAAGAACCGGGGCAGCAGTAA
- a CDS encoding CsgG/HfaB family protein: protein MTMMKTILACTIALGLLAGCATESSRSLEVAKVASYNTQYTGVRTPISIGSFDNRSSFQKGVFSDGEDRLGSQAKTILATHLQQTNRFNVLNRTNLSALKQEAGISGKAQNLKAARYVVTGDVTEFGRKDVGDHQLFGILGRGKSQIAYAKVALNIVNVQTSEIVYSTQGAGEYSLSNREIIGFGGTSGYDATLNGKVLDLAIREAVNNLVQAVDNGTWQPNR, encoded by the coding sequence ATGACCATGATGAAAACTATTCTTGCCTGCACCATTGCATTAGGTCTGCTGGCCGGTTGTGCGACTGAATCTTCACGCAGCTTGGAAGTTGCTAAAGTTGCTTCTTACAATACGCAATATACAGGTGTGCGCACGCCGATTTCTATCGGCAGCTTCGACAACCGTTCCAGCTTCCAAAAAGGCGTGTTCTCTGATGGTGAGGACCGTTTGGGCAGTCAAGCCAAAACCATCTTAGCTACGCATTTGCAACAAACCAACCGTTTTAATGTGTTGAACCGCACCAATTTGAGTGCATTAAAACAAGAGGCGGGTATTTCCGGCAAAGCTCAAAATCTGAAAGCGGCACGTTATGTCGTTACCGGTGATGTTACAGAATTTGGGCGTAAAGATGTAGGCGATCACCAGCTCTTTGGTATTTTGGGGCGCGGCAAGTCGCAGATTGCTTACGCCAAAGTTGCTCTGAACATTGTTAATGTCCAAACTTCGGAAATTGTGTACTCTACTCAAGGTGCCGGTGAATATTCGCTGTCCAACCGTGAAATCATCGGTTTCGGTGGCACTTCCGGTTATGACGCAACTTTAAACGGCAAAGTGTTGGATTTGGCGATTCGAGAAGCGGTAAACAATTTGGTGCAAGCTGTTGATAACGGTACTTGGCAGCCCAACCGCTAA